One part of the Proteiniborus sp. DW1 genome encodes these proteins:
- a CDS encoding BlaI/MecI/CopY family transcriptional regulator, translating to MGVKLFDSELKVMNILWKEGDLSAGQLIKILKADTGWNRNTTYTVIKKCIDKGAIERYEPNFMCRTIISKEQVQNYETVELINKMFDGSKEKFFAAFLDDKNLLKEEVEQLKKLVDKLK from the coding sequence ATGGGTGTAAAATTATTTGATTCAGAGCTAAAGGTAATGAACATACTATGGAAAGAAGGAGATTTATCTGCTGGACAGCTTATAAAGATTTTAAAAGCTGATACAGGATGGAATAGAAATACTACTTATACTGTTATTAAAAAATGTATCGACAAAGGTGCTATTGAACGTTATGAGCCAAATTTCATGTGTAGGACAATTATTAGCAAGGAGCAGGTACAAAACTATGAAACTGTAGAGTTAATTAATAAGATGTTTGATGGTTCGAAAGAAAAATTCTTTGCTGCATTCTTGGATGATAAGAATCTTTTAAAAGAGGAAGTAGAGCAATTGAAGAAATTAGTGGACAAATTGAAATGA